In one window of Rhinoderma darwinii isolate aRhiDar2 chromosome 7, aRhiDar2.hap1, whole genome shotgun sequence DNA:
- the LOC142657525 gene encoding kinesin-like protein KIF2C isoform X1, which translates to MEQLVVSRLVYGLNIKIMRSNGVVHSASITSINQDRSSVHVEWKEADTGKAKEVSFIDVATMNPELLEASYDPPSVKENMPPQGIMASQNQKRKTLSRIPAPKEVSVQNSVVAESGAQTALRGRSTRMTAIPETLPADNEMEVEMSQIAVQPIPNPGVRTRSTKLSSIGEHRLLPRVTESADDSTSNTKNGQARRKSNIVKEMEKMKSKREEKRAQNTQLRTKRVQDYDTSVPNWEFGKMIKEFRATLDCQRLSMTDLGEEHRICVCIRKRPLNKQELGKKEIDIISIPSKSVVLVHEPKLKVDLTKYLENQAFRFDYSFDESASNDIVYRFSARPLVQSVFEGAKATCFAYGQTGSGKTHTMGGDFLGKSQNVTKGIYAFASRDVFLLLSQPRYKDLDLQVFATFFEIYNGKVFDLLNKKAKLRVLEDAKQQVQVVGLVENEVTCEEDVFKMIEIGSACRTSGQTFANSSSSRSHACLQIILRRKGKLHGKFSLVDLAGNERGADTASADRITRMEGAEINRSLLALKECIRALGQNKAHTPFRESKLTQILRDSFIGENSRTCMIAMLSPGFNSCEYTLNTLRYADRVKELSPHSTEPADNQQMEMENEDESQSSLGESECQDNLSLKDEELSSHMNSFQAAMSRIGELEEKTVEELRDVVQKGPEWSNLLQMTEQPDYDMESFVTRAEHLLQESSKVLIAFSESVSSLREAMQTEEQASKQICKKMKPNK; encoded by the exons ATGGAGCAGCTGGTGGTGAGCAGATTGGTGTACGGACTGAACATTAAAATCATGCGGAGTAACG GGGTGGTTCATAGCGCGAGTATCACATCGATTAACCAGGACCGGTCGTCTGTGCACGTGGAATGGAAAGAAGCCGACACGGGTAAAGCGAAGGAG GTTTCGTTCATCGATGTGGCAACCATGAACCCCGAGTTACTGGAAGCTTCTTACGACCCTCCCAGTGTGAAGGAGAACATGCCCCCGCAGGGAATCATGGCCTCCCAG AATCAGAAAAGAAAAACGCTCTCCAGGATTCCTGCGCCCAAGGAAG TGTCTGTACAGAATTCTGTTGTGGCAGAGAGTGGAGCACAGACAG CTCTGCGAGGACGATCCACCAGGATGACCGCCATTCCTGAGACTCTACCGGCCGACAACGAGATGGAGGTGGAGATGTCCCAGATCGCCGTGCAGCCGATCCCCAATCCTG GTGTAAGAACGAGATCTACTAAACTGAGCAGCATCGGCGAGCACCGGCTTCTACCGCGAGTGACTGAGAGCGCTGACGACTCCACCTCTAATACGAAGAACGGTCAAG cccgAAGAAAATcaaatatagtgaaggaaatggaaaaaatgaaaagtaaacgGGAGGAAAAGCGTGCCCAAAATACACAACTGAGGACCAAGCGAGTGCAG GATTATGACACCAGCGTACCAAACTGGGAATTCGGGAAAATGATCAAAGAATTCAGAGCAACTCTAGATTGTCAGAGACTCAGCATGACCGACCTG GGTGAAGAACATCGTATCTGTGTTTGCATCCGAAAGCGTCCTCTAAACAAACAAG AACTGGGTAAGAAGGAGATTGACATTATTTCCATTCCGAGTAAAAGTGTCGTCCTCGTTCACGAGCCCAAACTGAAGGTGGATCTGACCAAGTACCTGGAGAACCAGGCGTTCCGCTTCGATTACTCCTTTGATGAGAGCGCGTCTAATGACATAGTTTACAG GTTTTCAGCCAGACCTCTGGTCCAGTCCGTGTTTGAAGGCGCAAAAGCCACGTGTTTCGCTTATGGCCAAACTGGGAGCGGTAAAACGCAT ACGATGGGAGGCGACTTCTTGGGGAAAAGTCAGAATGTCACTAAAGGCATCTACGCGTTTGCAT CACGAGACgtcttcctcctcctctcccaGCCGCGATATAAGGATCTAGATCTGCAGGTCTTCGCGACGTTCTTTGAGATCTACAATGGAAAG GTGTTTGATCTTCTGAATAAGAAAGCGAAGCTCCGGGTCCTGGAAGATGCTAAGCAGCAGGTGCAGGTGGTGGGTCTGGTGGAGAACGAGGTCACCTGTGAAGAAGACGTCTTTAAAATGATAGAAATTGGCAGCGCCTGCAG AACCTCGGGTCAGACCTTTGCGAACAGCAGCTCTTCCCGTTCCCACGCCTGCTTACAGATCATCCTGCGGAGGAAGGGAAAGCTCCATGGCAAGTTCTCCTTGGTGGATCTGGCTGGAAATGAGCGAGGAGCCGATACCGCCAGCGCCGACCGCATCACCCGCATGGAGGGAGCCGAGATCAACCGCAGCCTCCTGGCCTTAAAG GAATGTATCCGAGCTCTGGGACAGAATAAAGCTCACACCCCGTTCAGAGAGAGCAAACTCACCCAGATCCTGCGAGATTCCTTTATTGGGGAGAATTCTAGGACCTGCATG ATTGCGATGCTCTCCCCTGGGTTTAACTCCTGCGAGTACACGCTGAACACACTACGATACGCAGACAG AGTGAAGGAGCTGAGTCCTCACAGTACAGAACCAGCCGATAATCAGCAGATGGAAATGGAGAACGAAGACGAGTCTCAGTCAAGTCTGGGAGAGTCGGAGTGCCAGGATAAT ctgtcACTGAAGGATGAAGAACTTTCCTCCCACATGAACAGTTTCCAGGCAGCGATGAGTCGTATTGGGGAGCTGGAAGAGAAGACGGTGGAGGAGCTGAGAGATGTTGTGCAG AAAGGCCCGGAATGGTCCAACCTGTTGCAGATGACGGAGCAGCCGGATTACGACATGGAGAGTTTCGTGACACGAGCAGAGCATCTCCTCCAGGAAAGCTCCAAGGTTCTCATTGCTTTCAGTG
- the LOC142657525 gene encoding kinesin-like protein KIF2C isoform X2 has translation MEQLVVSRLVYGLNIKIMRSNGVVHSASITSINQDRSSVHVEWKEADTGKAKEVSFIDVATMNPELLEASYDPPSVKENMPPQGIMASQNQKRKTLSRIPAPKEALRGRSTRMTAIPETLPADNEMEVEMSQIAVQPIPNPGVRTRSTKLSSIGEHRLLPRVTESADDSTSNTKNGQARRKSNIVKEMEKMKSKREEKRAQNTQLRTKRVQDYDTSVPNWEFGKMIKEFRATLDCQRLSMTDLGEEHRICVCIRKRPLNKQELGKKEIDIISIPSKSVVLVHEPKLKVDLTKYLENQAFRFDYSFDESASNDIVYRFSARPLVQSVFEGAKATCFAYGQTGSGKTHTMGGDFLGKSQNVTKGIYAFASRDVFLLLSQPRYKDLDLQVFATFFEIYNGKVFDLLNKKAKLRVLEDAKQQVQVVGLVENEVTCEEDVFKMIEIGSACRTSGQTFANSSSSRSHACLQIILRRKGKLHGKFSLVDLAGNERGADTASADRITRMEGAEINRSLLALKECIRALGQNKAHTPFRESKLTQILRDSFIGENSRTCMIAMLSPGFNSCEYTLNTLRYADRVKELSPHSTEPADNQQMEMENEDESQSSLGESECQDNLSLKDEELSSHMNSFQAAMSRIGELEEKTVEELRDVVQKGPEWSNLLQMTEQPDYDMESFVTRAEHLLQESSKVLIAFSESVSSLREAMQTEEQASKQICKKMKPNK, from the exons ATGGAGCAGCTGGTGGTGAGCAGATTGGTGTACGGACTGAACATTAAAATCATGCGGAGTAACG GGGTGGTTCATAGCGCGAGTATCACATCGATTAACCAGGACCGGTCGTCTGTGCACGTGGAATGGAAAGAAGCCGACACGGGTAAAGCGAAGGAG GTTTCGTTCATCGATGTGGCAACCATGAACCCCGAGTTACTGGAAGCTTCTTACGACCCTCCCAGTGTGAAGGAGAACATGCCCCCGCAGGGAATCATGGCCTCCCAG AATCAGAAAAGAAAAACGCTCTCCAGGATTCCTGCGCCCAAGGAAG CTCTGCGAGGACGATCCACCAGGATGACCGCCATTCCTGAGACTCTACCGGCCGACAACGAGATGGAGGTGGAGATGTCCCAGATCGCCGTGCAGCCGATCCCCAATCCTG GTGTAAGAACGAGATCTACTAAACTGAGCAGCATCGGCGAGCACCGGCTTCTACCGCGAGTGACTGAGAGCGCTGACGACTCCACCTCTAATACGAAGAACGGTCAAG cccgAAGAAAATcaaatatagtgaaggaaatggaaaaaatgaaaagtaaacgGGAGGAAAAGCGTGCCCAAAATACACAACTGAGGACCAAGCGAGTGCAG GATTATGACACCAGCGTACCAAACTGGGAATTCGGGAAAATGATCAAAGAATTCAGAGCAACTCTAGATTGTCAGAGACTCAGCATGACCGACCTG GGTGAAGAACATCGTATCTGTGTTTGCATCCGAAAGCGTCCTCTAAACAAACAAG AACTGGGTAAGAAGGAGATTGACATTATTTCCATTCCGAGTAAAAGTGTCGTCCTCGTTCACGAGCCCAAACTGAAGGTGGATCTGACCAAGTACCTGGAGAACCAGGCGTTCCGCTTCGATTACTCCTTTGATGAGAGCGCGTCTAATGACATAGTTTACAG GTTTTCAGCCAGACCTCTGGTCCAGTCCGTGTTTGAAGGCGCAAAAGCCACGTGTTTCGCTTATGGCCAAACTGGGAGCGGTAAAACGCAT ACGATGGGAGGCGACTTCTTGGGGAAAAGTCAGAATGTCACTAAAGGCATCTACGCGTTTGCAT CACGAGACgtcttcctcctcctctcccaGCCGCGATATAAGGATCTAGATCTGCAGGTCTTCGCGACGTTCTTTGAGATCTACAATGGAAAG GTGTTTGATCTTCTGAATAAGAAAGCGAAGCTCCGGGTCCTGGAAGATGCTAAGCAGCAGGTGCAGGTGGTGGGTCTGGTGGAGAACGAGGTCACCTGTGAAGAAGACGTCTTTAAAATGATAGAAATTGGCAGCGCCTGCAG AACCTCGGGTCAGACCTTTGCGAACAGCAGCTCTTCCCGTTCCCACGCCTGCTTACAGATCATCCTGCGGAGGAAGGGAAAGCTCCATGGCAAGTTCTCCTTGGTGGATCTGGCTGGAAATGAGCGAGGAGCCGATACCGCCAGCGCCGACCGCATCACCCGCATGGAGGGAGCCGAGATCAACCGCAGCCTCCTGGCCTTAAAG GAATGTATCCGAGCTCTGGGACAGAATAAAGCTCACACCCCGTTCAGAGAGAGCAAACTCACCCAGATCCTGCGAGATTCCTTTATTGGGGAGAATTCTAGGACCTGCATG ATTGCGATGCTCTCCCCTGGGTTTAACTCCTGCGAGTACACGCTGAACACACTACGATACGCAGACAG AGTGAAGGAGCTGAGTCCTCACAGTACAGAACCAGCCGATAATCAGCAGATGGAAATGGAGAACGAAGACGAGTCTCAGTCAAGTCTGGGAGAGTCGGAGTGCCAGGATAAT ctgtcACTGAAGGATGAAGAACTTTCCTCCCACATGAACAGTTTCCAGGCAGCGATGAGTCGTATTGGGGAGCTGGAAGAGAAGACGGTGGAGGAGCTGAGAGATGTTGTGCAG AAAGGCCCGGAATGGTCCAACCTGTTGCAGATGACGGAGCAGCCGGATTACGACATGGAGAGTTTCGTGACACGAGCAGAGCATCTCCTCCAGGAAAGCTCCAAGGTTCTCATTGCTTTCAGTG
- the LOC142657525 gene encoding kinesin-like protein KIF2C isoform X3 has product MEQLVVSRLVYGLNIKIMRSNGVVHSASITSINQDRSSVHVEWKEADTGKAKEVSFIDVATMNPELLEASYDPPSVKENMPPQGIMASQNQKRKTLSRIPAPKEGVRTRSTKLSSIGEHRLLPRVTESADDSTSNTKNGQARRKSNIVKEMEKMKSKREEKRAQNTQLRTKRVQDYDTSVPNWEFGKMIKEFRATLDCQRLSMTDLGEEHRICVCIRKRPLNKQELGKKEIDIISIPSKSVVLVHEPKLKVDLTKYLENQAFRFDYSFDESASNDIVYRFSARPLVQSVFEGAKATCFAYGQTGSGKTHTMGGDFLGKSQNVTKGIYAFASRDVFLLLSQPRYKDLDLQVFATFFEIYNGKVFDLLNKKAKLRVLEDAKQQVQVVGLVENEVTCEEDVFKMIEIGSACRTSGQTFANSSSSRSHACLQIILRRKGKLHGKFSLVDLAGNERGADTASADRITRMEGAEINRSLLALKECIRALGQNKAHTPFRESKLTQILRDSFIGENSRTCMIAMLSPGFNSCEYTLNTLRYADRVKELSPHSTEPADNQQMEMENEDESQSSLGESECQDNLSLKDEELSSHMNSFQAAMSRIGELEEKTVEELRDVVQKGPEWSNLLQMTEQPDYDMESFVTRAEHLLQESSKVLIAFSESVSSLREAMQTEEQASKQICKKMKPNK; this is encoded by the exons ATGGAGCAGCTGGTGGTGAGCAGATTGGTGTACGGACTGAACATTAAAATCATGCGGAGTAACG GGGTGGTTCATAGCGCGAGTATCACATCGATTAACCAGGACCGGTCGTCTGTGCACGTGGAATGGAAAGAAGCCGACACGGGTAAAGCGAAGGAG GTTTCGTTCATCGATGTGGCAACCATGAACCCCGAGTTACTGGAAGCTTCTTACGACCCTCCCAGTGTGAAGGAGAACATGCCCCCGCAGGGAATCATGGCCTCCCAG AATCAGAAAAGAAAAACGCTCTCCAGGATTCCTGCGCCCAAGGAAG GTGTAAGAACGAGATCTACTAAACTGAGCAGCATCGGCGAGCACCGGCTTCTACCGCGAGTGACTGAGAGCGCTGACGACTCCACCTCTAATACGAAGAACGGTCAAG cccgAAGAAAATcaaatatagtgaaggaaatggaaaaaatgaaaagtaaacgGGAGGAAAAGCGTGCCCAAAATACACAACTGAGGACCAAGCGAGTGCAG GATTATGACACCAGCGTACCAAACTGGGAATTCGGGAAAATGATCAAAGAATTCAGAGCAACTCTAGATTGTCAGAGACTCAGCATGACCGACCTG GGTGAAGAACATCGTATCTGTGTTTGCATCCGAAAGCGTCCTCTAAACAAACAAG AACTGGGTAAGAAGGAGATTGACATTATTTCCATTCCGAGTAAAAGTGTCGTCCTCGTTCACGAGCCCAAACTGAAGGTGGATCTGACCAAGTACCTGGAGAACCAGGCGTTCCGCTTCGATTACTCCTTTGATGAGAGCGCGTCTAATGACATAGTTTACAG GTTTTCAGCCAGACCTCTGGTCCAGTCCGTGTTTGAAGGCGCAAAAGCCACGTGTTTCGCTTATGGCCAAACTGGGAGCGGTAAAACGCAT ACGATGGGAGGCGACTTCTTGGGGAAAAGTCAGAATGTCACTAAAGGCATCTACGCGTTTGCAT CACGAGACgtcttcctcctcctctcccaGCCGCGATATAAGGATCTAGATCTGCAGGTCTTCGCGACGTTCTTTGAGATCTACAATGGAAAG GTGTTTGATCTTCTGAATAAGAAAGCGAAGCTCCGGGTCCTGGAAGATGCTAAGCAGCAGGTGCAGGTGGTGGGTCTGGTGGAGAACGAGGTCACCTGTGAAGAAGACGTCTTTAAAATGATAGAAATTGGCAGCGCCTGCAG AACCTCGGGTCAGACCTTTGCGAACAGCAGCTCTTCCCGTTCCCACGCCTGCTTACAGATCATCCTGCGGAGGAAGGGAAAGCTCCATGGCAAGTTCTCCTTGGTGGATCTGGCTGGAAATGAGCGAGGAGCCGATACCGCCAGCGCCGACCGCATCACCCGCATGGAGGGAGCCGAGATCAACCGCAGCCTCCTGGCCTTAAAG GAATGTATCCGAGCTCTGGGACAGAATAAAGCTCACACCCCGTTCAGAGAGAGCAAACTCACCCAGATCCTGCGAGATTCCTTTATTGGGGAGAATTCTAGGACCTGCATG ATTGCGATGCTCTCCCCTGGGTTTAACTCCTGCGAGTACACGCTGAACACACTACGATACGCAGACAG AGTGAAGGAGCTGAGTCCTCACAGTACAGAACCAGCCGATAATCAGCAGATGGAAATGGAGAACGAAGACGAGTCTCAGTCAAGTCTGGGAGAGTCGGAGTGCCAGGATAAT ctgtcACTGAAGGATGAAGAACTTTCCTCCCACATGAACAGTTTCCAGGCAGCGATGAGTCGTATTGGGGAGCTGGAAGAGAAGACGGTGGAGGAGCTGAGAGATGTTGTGCAG AAAGGCCCGGAATGGTCCAACCTGTTGCAGATGACGGAGCAGCCGGATTACGACATGGAGAGTTTCGTGACACGAGCAGAGCATCTCCTCCAGGAAAGCTCCAAGGTTCTCATTGCTTTCAGTG